One window of Bacillus sp. THAF10 genomic DNA carries:
- a CDS encoding YveK family protein encodes MEETISLKELFQTIRKRLWLIVLITVIFTTTSGLVSYFLLTPIYESQAQILVNQEKSAEQAAYSTGDIQANVQLINTYNIIIKSPAVLDQVSQELDGKVATSELNNMISVASAQNSQVLNITVQNQDPVLAAAIANKTAEVFQEQVVELMSVDNVKILWPAQVGENPSPVKPQPVLNMAIAMVVGLMASVGLAFLLEFLDNTVKTEQDIEKLLNLPVLGTVAFMEDKDIQDAQRMARKVARTRGETIGS; translated from the coding sequence ATGGAAGAAACAATCAGTCTGAAAGAACTTTTTCAAACAATACGGAAACGTCTCTGGCTCATCGTCCTAATCACAGTAATCTTCACCACCACAAGCGGACTAGTGAGCTACTTTTTATTAACGCCAATCTATGAATCTCAAGCTCAAATTCTCGTAAACCAAGAAAAATCAGCAGAACAAGCGGCCTATAGCACTGGAGATATTCAAGCGAACGTCCAGCTGATTAATACATACAACATCATTATTAAGAGTCCGGCTGTACTAGATCAAGTAAGCCAGGAATTAGATGGGAAAGTAGCAACCTCAGAGCTAAACAACATGATTTCAGTTGCTAGCGCGCAAAACTCTCAAGTATTAAACATTACGGTTCAAAATCAAGATCCTGTGCTTGCGGCAGCTATCGCGAACAAAACAGCAGAGGTGTTCCAAGAGCAAGTGGTAGAACTGATGAGTGTAGACAATGTGAAAATCCTTTGGCCAGCTCAAGTCGGCGAAAATCCTTCCCCCGTAAAACCTCAGCCAGTGTTGAACATGGCAATCGCGATGGTCGTTGGTCTAATGGCAAGTGTGGGGCTTGCATTCTTGTTAGAGTTCCTCGACAACACCGTGAAAACAGAACAAGATATCGAAAAATTATTAAACCTACCAGTCCTAGGTACAGTAGCATTTATGGAAGATAAAGATATTCAAGATGCACAACGAATGGCACGAAAAGTAGCAAGAACGAGAGGTGAGACGATTGGCTCTTAA
- the fabZ gene encoding 3-hydroxyacyl-ACP dehydratase FabZ: MMLNIEQIKEIIPHRYPFLLVDSIEELEPGKRAVGKKNITGNEEVFNGHFPNYAVFPGVLTLEACAQTGAVALLSMPEYAGKIAFFAGVEKCRWKRQVRPGDTLMMEVELLSIRRGIGKGKATAKVGDEIAMEAEIMFAVQS; the protein is encoded by the coding sequence ATGATGCTTAATATTGAACAGATTAAAGAAATTATTCCACATCGTTATCCTTTTTTACTGGTTGATTCAATTGAGGAGTTAGAGCCTGGTAAGCGTGCAGTTGGGAAGAAGAATATCACAGGAAATGAGGAAGTGTTTAATGGGCATTTCCCTAATTATGCGGTATTCCCAGGAGTGTTAACCTTAGAGGCTTGTGCACAAACTGGTGCCGTCGCACTACTGTCCATGCCAGAATATGCAGGAAAAATTGCCTTCTTTGCTGGTGTGGAAAAATGCAGATGGAAACGCCAAGTAAGACCAGGAGATACGCTGATGATGGAAGTGGAGCTGTTATCCATCCGTAGAGGGATCGGAAAAGGAAAAGCGACTGCGAAAGTTGGCGACGAGATCGCAATGGAAGCAGAAATCATGTTTGCGGTCCAAAGCTAA